One Spirosoma agri DNA segment encodes these proteins:
- a CDS encoding Gfo/Idh/MocA family oxidoreductase gives MSKVIQVGLIGFGLSGRYFHAPFLTINPKFRLKKVASSRPDAVRQFDASIEWVASTDELLADPSIDLVFVCSPNETHVDYARKALEHQKHVVVEKPFALSEQDAVQILALAQRQGCLVTAYQNRRWDADFLTIKRVLAEGSLGTLIEYEIRYDRFTPVSPDSQNWKEQPGIGRGNLYNLGPHLLDQALHLFGKPDTVQATIRSIRPNSRVTDYLDIKLGYTDKVVRVESSYMVYHNQPRYSLHGTAGSFIKGGLDVQEERLRRNEMPDQADWGIEPQDRWGTLYRDGRSDVLESERGNYTPFYDNLYDALVNGVEPAVTPSDIQQLARVIDLAIESSQTQRTVAF, from the coding sequence ATGTCTAAGGTTATTCAAGTTGGTTTAATTGGTTTTGGTCTATCAGGACGGTACTTTCATGCCCCGTTTTTGACGATCAATCCGAAGTTTCGCCTGAAGAAAGTCGCTAGTAGCCGTCCTGATGCGGTTCGTCAGTTTGATGCGTCGATTGAATGGGTCGCATCAACCGATGAGTTACTTGCCGATCCATCGATAGACCTTGTTTTCGTTTGTTCCCCCAATGAAACACACGTCGATTATGCCCGAAAAGCACTGGAGCATCAGAAGCATGTCGTTGTCGAAAAACCATTTGCATTATCCGAACAAGACGCGGTTCAGATACTAGCGTTGGCCCAGCGACAAGGTTGCCTGGTTACGGCTTATCAGAATCGGCGATGGGACGCTGATTTCCTAACGATAAAACGTGTTCTGGCGGAAGGTTCCCTCGGAACGCTTATTGAGTACGAAATTCGGTATGATCGGTTTACGCCCGTTTCTCCTGATTCACAGAACTGGAAAGAACAGCCGGGCATTGGCCGGGGTAACCTTTATAACCTCGGACCTCATTTACTGGATCAGGCCCTGCATCTATTCGGTAAACCGGATACAGTACAGGCCACGATTCGAAGCATTCGTCCAAATAGCCGGGTTACCGATTATTTGGATATAAAATTAGGGTATACGGATAAAGTGGTACGGGTCGAGTCCAGCTACATGGTTTACCATAATCAGCCCCGGTATAGTCTGCATGGCACAGCCGGTTCGTTCATCAAAGGCGGCCTGGATGTGCAGGAGGAACGGCTTCGGCGGAACGAAATGCCGGATCAGGCCGATTGGGGTATTGAACCACAGGATCGATGGGGCACACTTTATCGAGATGGTCGGAGTGACGTACTGGAGAGTGAACGAGGTAATTACACCCCTTTCTATGACAACCTCTACGATGCGCTTGTGAATGGAGTCGAACCTGCGGTGACGCCATCCGACATTCAGCAACTTGCCCGCGTCATTGATCTGGCCATAGAAAGCAGCCAAACACAACGAACTGTCGCGTTTTAG